Proteins found in one Colletes latitarsis isolate SP2378_abdomen chromosome 8, iyColLati1, whole genome shotgun sequence genomic segment:
- the LOC143344541 gene encoding uncharacterized protein LOC143344541, whose protein sequence is MAEHPVLPKIHIKPFDGNFIEWQSFYDTFNSLVHENDSIPVIHKFHLLKSYLTGNAASVTNALTASAENYLVAWELVQKRFSQPRKIIQGHISALFELPEVVKDKPSSLCALSEGAEMHINALRSLHQPVDWDEMIIYIVSAKLDKQTRTSWERTIEDGVMPKFNDLLMFINKYARDDEPAKLVTHTRDNTSKRYPDRFPKPVNRINTFASVKPAKSCPICKQEHYINQCQQFLSQGPQDRFKAIKSLKHCINCLNQGHGIAECRSTTCRKCGRKHHTLLHLENFAINNSIEKARNPESAPTTVTLTALDNLKSEILLSTARVKILDANNKEHECRVLLDPSSQRNFITERLANYLKLPKSRVNVSTSGIRLQESRVKYAVEAQIRAVNSRFKCNSVFLTMSEITNALPSRTFNKNLVQIPPNITLADNTFNKSSNIDLLLGEYLYYKLLGKDRIRLTDKVILQETELGWVISGEIENTPIRCNLVTTQQLNSQIEKFWQLEQYPVNRVYSPQENLCEELFQQTTKRDTRGRYIVRLPFNDKKVQLGNSYELALKRFLALEKKLQSNAVLNQQYSEFLAEYRALGHMTEIMNNESSEGDCYLAHHGVIKASSLTTKLRVVFDASAKTSTGISLNDALRAGSTIQDDVFKLITRFRSHTYVLTADIEKMFRQILLHPEDTVYQKILWRNNPRDAIKTYKLNTITYGTTSAPFLAVRSLQQLAVDEVELYPLAAEAIKNDFYMDDLLTGTRTLGEAVKLRNQLIKTLNSGGMTLRQWASNEASLVEGLRERPSTDHLCLDSQTVQKTLGIYWHPVSDTITYRVTSDNESQNTKRTILSKIAQLFDPLGLLGPVVVTAKIIMQQLWKSGIAWDDIVSQELQTSWKEYKEQLALLNNFSINRGIVIKNAVEIQLHGFSDASEKAYGACVYIRSADAQGNIKVNLVAAKSRVAPLKIVSIPRLELCAAELLVNLYQTIRTAINYPFNSTNFWFDSTIVLHWIGTEPHTLRTFVANRVTKIQEYTNQQDWKHINSSDNPADCANNQLNEIQVFLESEQQRETIINRLRDKPITWHFSPPRSPHFGGLWEAAVKTFKHHLHRTVEDTLFTYEELNTYVIEIEAILNSRPLTPLSPDPNDLHALTPAHFLIGESLTALPERDLSEITTNRLTAWQHIQKIKQHFWLRWHKDYLNELNIRSKWRSNPNRHLGVGTLVLLKEDTLPAMQWSLARVTDLHPRGDGVVRVVTLRTINGSYKRSVRHIFPLPLDEELSDA, encoded by the exons atggccgaacaccctgtattaccgAAGATTCATATCAAACCGTTTGACGGTAATTTCATAGAATGGCAGAGCTTCTACGACACCTTTAACTCACTAGTGCATGAAAATGATAGTATTCCGGTAATTCACAAATTTCACTTGTTAAAATCGTATCTAACGGGCAACGCAGCGTCGGTGACAAACGCATTAACCGCGTCGGCAGAAAATTACCTAGTAGCGTGGGAGTTAGTCCAAAAACGATTCAGTCAACCGCGAAAAATCATTCAGGGTCACATAAGTGCTTTATTCGAATTACCCGAGGTAGTGAAGGATAAGCCATCCTCATTGTGCGCCTTATCTGAAGGAGCAGAAATGCATATTAATGCATTAAGATCATTACATCAACCAGTCGATTGGGACGAAATGATTATCTATATAGTTTCCGCGAAACTCGATAAACAAACACGCACCTCCTGGGAGCGAACTATCGAAGACGGTGTTATGCCAAAATTTAACGACCTATtaatgtttataaataaatacgcgCGGGATGATGAGCCCGCCAAATTAGTTACGCATACTCGCGACAATACTTCAAAAAGGTATCCTGATAGATTCCCGAAACCTGTCAATAGGATTAATACATTCGCTAGCGTGAAGCCCGCGAAGTCCTGTCCCATTTGCAAACAAGAACATTACATTAATCAGTGCCAGCAATTTCTAAGTCAAGGTCCTCAAGATCGATTTAAAGCAATTAAATCATTGAAGCACTGCATTAATTGTCTAAACCAAGGGCATGGTATTGCGGAGTGTCGGTCGACTACCTGTCGAAAATGCGGAAGGAAACACCATACATTATTACACTTAGAAAATTTCGCGATAAATAACTCTATAGAAAAAGCACGTAATCCGGAGTCCGCTCCGACAACCGTAACATTAACAGCATTGGACAATCTTAAATCAGAAATTTTGCTATCTACCGCTAGGGTTAAAATTCTAGATGCTAACAATAAGGAACATGAATGTAGAGTTCTTCTAGACCCAAGTTCGCAACGCAATTTCATAACTGAAAGACTCGCGAACTACCTGAAGCTACCCAAGTCGCGCGTAAACGTATCCACCTCAGGTATAAGACTCCAAGAGAGTCGGGTCAAATACGCCGTCGAGGCCCAAATTAGAGCAGTAAATTCAAGGTTCAAATGCAATTCTGTCTTTCTCACAATGTCAGAAATCACCAATGCACTACCGTCGCGAACGTTCAATAAGAATTTAGTGCAAATTCCACCTAACATAACATTAGCCGACAATACCTTTAATAAGTCTTCCAATATCGATTTGCTGTTAGGCGAGTATTTATATTACAAACTCCTAGGAAAGGATAGAATCCGCTTAACCGATAAAGTAATACTCCAGGAAACAGAATTaggctgggttatttccggcgaGATAGAGAATACTCCAATCAGATGTAATTTGGTAACGACTCAACAATTAAACTCTCAGATAGAAAAATTTTGGCAGTTAGAGCAATACCCGGTCAATAGAGTATATTCGCCCCAAGAAAATTTGTGCGAAGAGTTGTTCCAACAAACTACTAAACGCGATACAAGGGGTCGTTATATAGTGCGCTTACCCTTTAACGATAAGAAAGTCCAGCTTGGAAATTCCTATGAGTTAGCGCTAAAACGTTTCCTTGCACTAGAGAAAAAACTGCAATCCAACGCTGTTTTAAATCAGCAATATAGCGAATTTTTAGCCGAATACAGGGCGTTGGGGCATATGACCGAAATTATGAATAATGAGTCATCGGAAGGAGATTGTTATCTCGCGCATCATGgggttatcaaagctagtagccTTACCACGAAGCTCCGCGTCGTCTTTGACGCGTCCGCGAAAACCAGTACCGGAATATCATTAAACGATGCTCTCAGGGCGGGCTCGACAATTCAGGACGACGTATTTAAATTAATCACGCGATTCCGCTCCCATACGTACGTCTTAACAGCCGATATCGAGAAAATGTTTAGGCAGATTTTGCTACACCCAGAAGACACAGTGTACCAAAAAATTCTGTGGCGTAACAATCCCAGGGACGCGATCAAAACCTATAAACTAAATACGATAACGTATGGTACAACCTCTGCACCATTCCTCGCGGTACGTAGTTTGCAACAACTAGCTGTCGATGAAGTTGAACTCTACCCCTTAGCGGCCGAGGCAATTAAGAACGATTTTTACATGGACGACCTCTTAACTGGGACGCGTACGTTAGGCGAAGCGGTTAAACTTAGGAACCAATTAATTAAAACACTCAATTCAGGCGGGATGACCCTTAGACAGTGGGCATCGAACGAAGCGTCTCTCGTCGAAGGGCTTCGAGAACGACCCTCGACAGATCATCTGTGCTTAGATTCGCAAACCGTGCAAAAAACCTTGGGAATTTATTGGCACCCTGTAAGCGATACAATTACTTATCGAGTAACTAGTGACAATGAGTCACAAAACACCAAGAGAACTATACTCTCAAAAATCGCGCAACTTTTCGACCCGTTAGGATTGTTAGGGCCAGTAGTTGTAACCGCAAAAATTATTATGCAACAATTGTGGAAATCCGGCATAGCTTGGGACGATATCGTATCCCAAGAATTGCAAACTAGTTGGAAGGAATATAAGGAACAATTAGctttactaaacaacttttcaatAAATCGCGGAATAGTAATAAAAAATGCAGTAGAGATCCAACTACATGGATTCTCTGATGCTAGCGAGAAGGCTTACGGAGCCTGTGTTTATATTCGATCGGCCGATGCTCAAGGCAATATTAAGGTAAATCTGGTGGCAGCAAAATCCAGAGTAGCACCACTAAAGATAGTCTCCATACCAAGACTAGAATTATGTGCTGCAGAATTACTTGTGAACTTGTATCAAACAATTCGAACTGCTATCAATTATCCCTTCAATTCAACTAACTTCTGGTTCGATTCCACAATTGTTCTGCATTGGATAGGAACTGAACCGCACACCCTAAGAACATTTGTCGCCAACAGAGTTACCAAGATTCAAGAATATACAAATCAGCAAGATTGGAAACATATCAATTCTTCCGACAATCCCGCGGATT GTGCTAATAACCAGTTGAACGAAATACAAGTGTTCCTAGAGTCAGAACAGCAGCGGGAAACGATAATAAACAGATTACGCGATAAACCCATCACGTGGCATTTTTCACCTCCGAGATCTCCTCATTTCGGAGGATTATGGGAGGCCGCGGTGAAAACCTTCAAACATCACCTACATCGTACTGTTGAGGATACATTATTCACATACGAAGAACTTAATACCTACGTAATAGAGATTGAAGCAATTTTAAATTCACGCCCTCTAACACCACTGTCGCCCGATCCGAACGACCTTCATGCCCTTACTCCGGCACATTTCCTTATTGGTGAGTCATTGACTGCTCTACCTGAGCGTGATTTGTCAGAGATCACCACTAATCGCTTAACAGCATGGCAACACATACAGAAGATTAAACAACACTTCTGGCTCCGATGGCACAAGGACTATCTCAATGAATTAAATATTAGGAGTAAATGGCGTAGTAATCCAAATAGGCATCTAGGAGTAGGAACATTGGTACTCCTAAAGGAAGATACCCTGCCAGCTATGCAGTGGAGCCTAGCGCGTGTCACGGATCTCCATCCCAGAGGAGACGGCGTCGTACGCGTGGTCACTCTCCGAACCATCAACGGTTCGTACAAAAGGAGCGTGCGACACATATTCCCACTTCCGTTAGACGAGGAGCTATCCGACGCGTAG